A genomic region of Anopheles coustani chromosome 3, idAnoCousDA_361_x.2, whole genome shotgun sequence contains the following coding sequences:
- the LOC131272161 gene encoding uncharacterized protein LOC131272161 gives MGRISALFQRKKLTPAKTRRLVDKLKTACAIYLDPTIRSPNIQRGKALKVLRKIVRRSPRDVIQYIPERDAILECSLVLVQNYVAHIRLRPSAFGRHFRKQEPFADAKALFQAVINLLIPELQDEVIDTILAFLQTENLWKVEFICVEILLFVLECHSPSALVLSKLIDQIERFLGASDVGQVRHVLSVLQNVTVPLHWDMLEYSELSKLLRFYHSSVTIGTSRNQIYELRRGFERCLKNLIALLSMWDLYGFCITVLPLAFDTEMSDEARIEFGSTVEYAASKISLSSPSGFTSASLVVEYLLQHIASEDATRCILACKVLSKLLDRGLNDPGQFQSPKVFHIDTYYPIALATDVATLRRLFVAHRVLLEKVLLQAFDRHSHHQMHLEVFYQLVCTLLVEIPGGFTDAAVICLLLQVQKRFQCVPNEPLKESTSLPESSNRIHATIMAVMTLISWIERTGSLNAYVTRILKARYDTAPHLNPPLRERYTYAPHHVSWYEKDLFFDTLEIRFGLWKCFRIGEPKMPRPLRKRTNSNTSRRGRLSGTLNLIAGI, from the exons ATGGGACGAATATCAGCACTTTTTCAGCGGAAAAAACTAACACCGGCAAAAACGCGCCGTTTAGTGGACAAGCTGAAGACGGCCTGCGCCATCTATCTGGATCCAACCATTCGCTCACCCAACATTCAGCGCGGAAAGGCTTTAAAG GTGTTGAGAAAGATCGTCCGTAGGTCGCCGCGTGACGTAATCCAGTACATCCCGGAACGGGACGCCATACTCGAGTGctcgctggtgctggtgcagAACTACGTCGCCCATATTCGGCTGCGGCCGAGCGCGTTTGGTCGCCACTTCCGGAAGCAGGAACCGTTCGCCGACGCGAAAGCCCTTTTCCAGGCCGTCATCAACCTGCTGATACCGGAGCTGCAGGACGAAGTGATCGACACCATACTGGCGTTCCTGCAGACGGAGAACCTCTGGAAGGTGGAGTTCATCTGCGTGGAAATTCTGCTGTTCGTGCTCGAGTGTCACTCACCGTCGGCGCTGGTGCTATCGAAGTTGATCGATCAGATCGAGCGGTTTCTCGGCGCGTCCGACGTCGGCCAGGTGCGCCATGTGCTTTCGGTGCTGCAGAACGTCACCGTGCCGCTGCACTGGGATATGCTCGAGTACTCGGAGCTGTCGAAGCTACTCCGGTTCTACCACAGCAGCGTCACCATCGGCACCAGCCGGAACCAGATCTACGAGCTTCGGCGGGGATTCGAGCGATGCCTCAAGAACCTCATTGCGCTGCTCTCGATGTGGGATCTGTACGGATTCTGCATCACCGTGCTGCCGCTTGCCTTCGATACGGAAATGTCGGATGAGGCACGCATCGAGTTCGGCTCCACCGTGGAGTACGCCGCGTCGAAGATATCGCTGTCCAGCCCGTCCGGTTTTACCTCCGCCTCGCTGGTGGTCGAGTATTTGCTGCAACATATTGCCTCCGAGGACGCAACCAGGTGCATTCTGGCGTGCAAAGTGCTGAGTAAGCTACTCGACCGGGGACTCAACGATCCGGGTCAGTTCCAGTCACCGAAGGTTTTTCACATCGACACGTACTATCCGATTGCGCTTGCCACCGATGTTGCAACCCTACGCCGGCTGTTCGTAGCGCATCGCGTCCTTCTCGAGAAGGTCCTCCTGCAAGCGTTCGATCGCCACAGTCATCATCAGATGCACCTCGAAGTGTTCTACCAGCTAGTCTGTACGCTTCTCGTCGAAATACCCGGTGGGTTCACGGATGCCGCCGTAATATGTCTGCTGCTACAAGTCCAGAAACGTTTTCAATGCGTTCCAAATGAGCCACTGAAGGAGTCAACCAGCCTTCCGGAGTCGTCCAACCGTATACATGCCACCATCATGGCGGTGATGACACTGATCAGCTGGATCGAGCGCACCGGCTCGCTGAACGCGTACGTCACGCGCATCCTCAAGGCACGCTACGACACCGCCCCGCACCTGAATCCGCCCCTTCGGGAGAGGTACACGTACGCCCCTCATCACGTTTCCTGGTACGAGAAGGACCTCTTCTTCGACACGCTCGAGATACGCTTCGGACTGTGGAAGTGTTTCCGTATCGGGGAGCCAAAGATGCCCCGGCCGCTTCGGAAGCGCACAAACTCCAACACCAGCAGACGTGGCAGGCTTAGCGGAACTTTAAACCTGATCGCCGGCATTTGA